A single genomic interval of Amblyomma americanum isolate KBUSLIRL-KWMA chromosome 11, ASM5285725v1, whole genome shotgun sequence harbors:
- the LOC144110833 gene encoding LOW QUALITY PROTEIN: uncharacterized protein LOC144110833 (The sequence of the model RefSeq protein was modified relative to this genomic sequence to represent the inferred CDS: substituted 2 bases at 2 genomic stop codons) — MAHVLPPFPSFDPRATDAKNIGHESTKWIAKIENFLLACDITTDAXKKVFLLQXVCEEVFDIFCSLPDSAKQAATAISTTQATQSTSAPEYDAARAKLNSYFAPRVNSTFAIYKFCQAQQNAGESLDAFYARLRQLSRHCNYENVPAEVQNQIILATTLSHLHKYAMLHSLTLPDLLSQGRMFEDVERDVSEIEKNVESNAAVFAMHKEEQHHGQHQRKDQQMPRQTFAPQRPRVSLASCHNCGGK; from the coding sequence ATGGCGCATGTGCTCCCACCCTTCCCAAGTTTCGACCCTCGTGCGACCGACGCCAAAAACATAGGTCACGAGTCAACGAAGTGGATAGCAAAAATTGAGAACTTTCTTTTAGCGTGTGATATCACGACAGATGCGTGAAAGAAAGTGTTCCTCCTGCAGTAAGTCTGTGAAGAAGTCTTCGACATATTTTGCTCACTCCCTGACAGCGCTAAACAAGCTGCAACGGCAATAAGCACGACCCAGGCCACGCAGAGCACATCGGCGCCAGAATACGATGCCGCACGAGCGAAACTGAACTCCTATTTTGCTCCACGAGTGAACTCAACATTTGCAATTTACAAATTCTGTCAAGCTCAGCAGAACGCTGGTGAGTCACTGGACGCCTTCTACGCGCGCCTCCGTCAGCTTTCTCGCCACTGTAACTACGAAAATGTCCCCGCTGAAGTGCAGAACCAAATCATCCTCGCCACAACATTGTCTCACCTCCATAAATATGCAATGCTCCATTCCCTCACTTTACCGGACTTACTTAGCCAAGGAAGAATGTTCGAGGATGTCGAACGGGATGTGTCCGAAATCGAAAAGAACGTCGAAAGCAATGCGGCGGTATTTGCAATGCACAAGGAAGAACAACACCATGGTCAACACCAAAGAAAGGATCAGCAGATGCCACGACAGACCTTCGCACCGCAACGGCCTCGTGTTTCATTAGCAAGTTGTCACAACTGTGGCGGCAAGTGA